One Setaria viridis chromosome 5, Setaria_viridis_v4.0, whole genome shotgun sequence genomic region harbors:
- the LOC117855119 gene encoding double-stranded RNA-binding protein 1 isoform X2, translating into MFKSRLQELCQRRRWAPPVYEHTREGPDHVPLFRATVVVHDEKFSSPDEGARSAKEAYNLAAMAAFEHLTALPAEAPVPVPAAPAPPQPETQIPYKSRLQIYAQKRGKQLPSYRTIYGGSLHAALFKSEVTIDGQTFESPEYCRTLKEAETAAAEVALMSLPKEASPPLQSLVPSVSYKNLLQELAQKEGFPLPVYATTSDVSNHSAAFISTVEIQGTTFQGEPGNTKKQAEMNAARVAFQHFKDRDKGSACSAVPGGSCMQQGTKNLFSGQNIKILSSKQQGTENLFSGQKIKILEPEVPVVSTATHGKDNDFDAKPSTEVEAMNSSPEVNKLPLSEPSMGIEVMDSSSEVDKLSLPEQIMDVKVTDSSLKVDKLPLPEPSTELELMYSSLQEYEPPIPEPSTEVEVMDSSLKVSEPPIPKASSEVEATDSSLEHTPTVNGHSPLVAPTSTSSLTVPTATMPVSSDGCGCYMLTNRIQVYPRNTDMAIPEGATMLPFSDDMWVAVSLPYRNNNEDGEAAA; encoded by the exons ATGTTCAAGTCGCGGCTGCAGGAGCtgtgccagcggcggcggtgggcgccgCCGGTGTACGAGCACACCCGCGAGGGCCCCGACCACGTGCCCCTCTTCCGCGCCACCGTCGTTGTTCATGACGAGAAGTTCAGCTCCCCCGACGAAGGGGCGCGGTCGGCCAAGGAGGCGTACAacctcgccgccatggccgccttcGAGCACCTCACCGCGCTCCCGGCCGAGGCCCCTGTCCCGGTTCCGGCCGCTCCAGCGCCTCCGCAGCCCG AGACCCAGATTCCTTACAAGAGTCGATTACAAATTTATGCTCAGAAGCGAGGCAAACAGCTGCCTTCATATCGTACCATTTATGGAGGCTCTCTTCATGCAGCTCTATTCAAGTCAGAAGTAACCATAGATGGGCAAACATTTGAGAGCCCAGAATACTGTCGCACACTGAAAGAAGCTGAAACTGCTGCTGCCGAAGTTGCTCTGATGTCCTTACCTAAAGAAGCAAGCCCACCACTGCAATCGCTG GTTCCATCAGTATCTTATAAGAATCTTCTACAAGAACTGGCTCAGAAAGAAGGCTTTCCCTTGCCTGTCTACGCTACAACTTCAGATGTCTCAAATCATTCTGCTGCCTTCATATCAACTGTCGAAATTCAAGGTACAACTTTTCAGGGAGAGCCAGGGAACACTAAGAAGCAAGCAGAGATGAATGCTGCTAGGGTTGCTTTTCAACATTTCAAAGACA GGGACAAAGGCTCTGCTTGTTCTGCTGTACCTGGAGGATCATGCATGCAACAAGGAACCAAGAACCTGTTTTCTGGACAAAATATCAAGATTCTATCCTCCAAGCAACAAGGAACTGAGAACCTGTTTTCTGGACAAAAGATCAAGATTCTAGAACCTGAAGTTCCCGTTGTATCAACAGCAACGCATGGCAAGGATAATGACTTCGATGCTA AGCCAAGCACAGAAGTTGAAGCAATGAATTCATCTCCAGAAGTTAACAAACTGCCCCTTTCAGAGCCAAGCATGGGCATTGAAGTAATGGACTCATCATCAGAAGTTGACAAACTGTCCCTTCCAGAGCAAATCATGGATGTTAAAGTTACGGACTCGTCTCTGAAAGTTGACAAACTGCCCCTTCCAGAACCAAGCACAGAACTTGAACTGATGTACTCATCTCTGCAAGAGTATGAACCACCCATTCCAGAGCCAAGTACAGAAGTTGAAGTCATGGATTCATCTCTGAAAGTCAGCGAACCGCCCATTCCAAAGGCAAGCTCAGAAGTTGAAGCAACAGACTCATCCCTGGAACACACACCGACTGTGAATGGTCACTCACCCCTCGTAGCCCCAACCAGTACCTCTAGCCTCACCGTGCCAACTGCTACCATGCCTGTCAGCTCCGACGGATGCGGCTGCTACATGTTAACCAACAGAATCCAAGTTTACCCTCGCAACACTGACATGGCTATCCCTGAAGGCGCAACCATGCTCCCCTTCAGCGACGATATGTGGGTGGCAGTCAGCTTGCCTTACCGCAACAACAACGAAG ATGGCGAGGCTGCCGCTTAG
- the LOC117855122 gene encoding uncharacterized protein, with product MAEEVKPLETARADRPVWLMKCPTVVSRAWQEAAATSNPEAGGANPNPVVAKVILSLDPLRDEQPTKFKMEMAQANNGNTPKSYSLNMYNDFVPMCIFSESNQGKYACEGKVENKFDMKPHSENLANYGKLCRERTTKSMDRPRVEVLVDDHGNRMRPMPGLVGLMPSSAANAKEKKKPASTKPFEMKRTRRDRKEMENILFKLFERQPNWSLKQLMQETDQPEQFLKEILNDLCVYNKRGPNQGTHELKPEYKKSTEDNSAT from the exons ATGGCCGAGGAGGTGAAGCCCCTGGAGACGGCGCGGGCCGACCGCCCTGTTTGGCTCATGAAATGCCCCACCGTCGTCTCCCGCGCCTGgcaggaggccgccgccacctccaacCCCGAGGCCGGCGGTGCCAACCCTAACCCGGTGGTTGCCAAGGTCATCCTCTCCCTCGACCCCCTCCGCGACGAGCAGCCTACCAAG TTCAAGATGGAGATGGCTCAAGCAAACAATGGCAATACACCAAAGAGTTACTCTCTGAATATGTATAATGACTTTGTGCCAATGTGCATCTTTTCTGAGTCTAACCAAG GGAAATACGCATGTGAAGGGAAAGTCGAGAACAAGTTTGACATGAAACCACACAGTGAAAATCTTGCGAATTATGGAAAGTTATGCCGTGAGAGGACTACTAAGTCTATGGATAGACCAAGAGTGGAG GTACTTGTGGATGACCATGGAAATCGCATGAGACCCATGCCTGGCTTGGTTGGCCTGATGCCTTCTTCTGCTGCAAATGCAAAG gagaagaagaagccagCATCAACAAAACCTTTTGAAATGAAAAGAACACGAAGGGATCGTAAAGAAATGGAGAATATCCTATTCAAGCTTTTTGAGAGGCAGCCAAATTGGTCGTTAAAGCAGCTTATGCAAGAGACAGACCAACCTGAA CAATTCCTGAAAGAGATACTGAACGACCTCTGTGTCTACAATAAAAGAGGACCGAATCAAGGGACGCACGAGCTCAAGCCTGAATACAAGAAGTCGACAGAGGACAACAGCGCTACTTGA
- the LOC117855118 gene encoding uncharacterized protein isoform X1, which yields MTSSNTSWACLLLLCFASIGNAEYMKYKDPKQPINTRIKDLIGRMTLAEKIGQMTQIERQVASADVMKKYFIGSILSGGGSVPAPQASPSIWVSMVNEFQKGALSTRLGIPMIYGIDAVHGNNNVYNATLFPHNVGLGATRDPDLIKRIGEATALEVRATGIQYTFAPCIAVCRDPRWGRCYESYSEDHTVVQQMTDIILGLQGEIPVNHTKGVPYVAGKDKVAACAKHFVGDGGTHNGINENNTIIDEHGLLSIHMPPYYDSIIKGVATIMVSYSSLNGVKMHANHDLVTGYLKSKLHFRGFVISDWLGIDRITSPPGENYTYSVQAGINAGIDMVMVPYNYTDYIDDLTSLVHKGIVNMNRIDDAVRRILRVKFTMGLFENPLADLSFADQLGKKEHRELAREAVRKSLVLLKNGNPPNQQFLPLPKKARRILVAGSHASNLGYQCGGWSIQWMGSSGDITTGTTILDAIKSTVADSTPVVYSENPDESFMKHNDFSFAIVVVGEPPYSETVGDSTDLTILDPGPDTIRTVCSAVKCVVVIVSGRPVVIEPYVPLMEALVAAWLPGTEGQGVADVLFGDYGFTGKLPRTWFKSVDQLPMNVGDPHYDPLYPFGFGLAINSSLPGFSGVDSLGHAKQRVIYVVLGSLLSLVLINDLSTGLFQHPAALL from the exons ATGACAAGCTCAAATACTTCTTGGGCGTGCCTTCTACTGCTATGTTTTGCTTCGATCGGAAATGCAGAGTACATGAAGTACAAGGATCCAAAGCAACCTATCAACACTAGAATCAAGGATCTTATTGGTAGGATGACCCTTGCTGAAAAAATTGGCCAGATGACACAGATAGAACGGCAGGTTGCATCTGCAGATGTCATGAAAAAATACTTCATAG GTAGCATCTTAAGTGGTGGTGGAAGTGTTCCTGCTCCCCAGGCCAGTCCATCGATTTGGGTGAGCATGGTAAATGAATTCCAGAAAGGTGCCTTGTCAACACGTCTTGGAATTCCTATGATTTATGGCATTGATGCTGTCCATGGTAATAACAATGTCTACAATGCCACCTTATTCCCTCACAACGTCGGTCTTGGAGCTACAAG GGATCCTGACCTCATAAAAAGGATTGGTGAAGCAACTGCTCTTGAAGTGCGGGCAACAGGCATTCAATATACTTTTGCTCCATGTATTGCA GTTTGCAGAGATCCAAGATGGGGTAGATGTTATGAGAGTTACAGTGAAGATCACACGGTTGTCCAGCAGATGACAGATATCATCCTTGGTTTACAGGGAGAGATCCCAGTCAATCATACCAAAGGAGTTCCATATGTAGCTGGGAA GGATAAAGTTGCTGCTTGTGCTAAACACTTTGTTGGTGATGGTGGAACTCATAATGGAATCAATGAGAATAACACTATCATTGATGAACATGGGCTGCTAAGCATTCACATGCCACCATATTATGACTCTATCATAAAGGGTGTTGCAACTATTATGGTGTCATACTCAAGCTTGAACGGTGTAAAAATGCATGCCAACCATGATCTAGTAACTGGCTATCTGAAATCCAAACTCCATTTTAGA GGTTTTGTGATATCAGACTGGCTAGGAATAGACCGCATCACCTCACCTCCTGGTGAAAACTATACTTATTCTGTGCAAGCTGGAATAAATGCAGGGATTGACATG GTCATGGTGCCATACAATTACACTGATTACATTGATGATCTAACATCTCTTGTCCACAAGGGCATCGTCAATATGAACAGAATTGATGATGCTGTGAGGCGTATCCTTCGAGTCAAATTTACGATGGGCCTGTTTGAGAACCCGTTAGCTGATCTTAGCTTTGCAGATCAGCTTGGAAAGAAG GAGCACAGGGAATTAGCTAGAGAAGCTGTCAGGAAATCACTTGTTCTTTTAAAAAATGGGAATCCTCCCAATCAGCAATTCTTACCTCTCCCAAAGAAAGCTAGAAGGATCCTTGTAGCTGGGAGCCATGCTAGCAATTTGGGCTACCAATGTGGAGGATGGTCAATTCAATGGATGGGGAGCAGCGGTGATATCACAACTG GGACGACGATTCTTGATGCCATAAAGTCCACTGTTGCTGACTCAACGCCTGTTGTCTACTCTGAGAATCCTGACGAGAGTTTCATGAAGCATAATGACTTCTCATTCGCTATTGTTGTTGTTGGCGAGCCACCTTATTCTGAAACAGTAGGCGACAGCACTGACCTCACTATACTAGACCCTGGTCCAGACACGATCAGAACTGTGTGTTCTGCAGTAAAATGTGTGGTGGTTATCGTCTCTGGCCGTCCCGTTGTGATTGAACCATATGTTCCACTGATGGAAGCTCTTGTTGCTGCTTGGCTTCCTGGAACCGAAGGTCAGGGTGTCGCCGATGTACTTTTTGGGGACTATGGGTTCACTGGAAAGCTCCCCCGTACCTGGTTCAAGTCCGTCGACCAGCTACCCATGAACGTGGGAGATCCGCACTATGACCCACTCTACCCTTTCGGCTTTGGTTTGGCAATAAATTCATCATTGCCAGG GTTTTCTGGTGTTGACAGCCTGGGACATGCGAAGCAAAGAGTGATATATGTTGTGCTGGGTTCTCTACTGTCATTGGTTCTGATAAATGATTTGAGCACAGGCTTATTCCAACACCCAGCTGCCCTTTTGTAG
- the LOC117855118 gene encoding uncharacterized protein isoform X3, with protein sequence MTSSNTSWACLLLLCFASIGNAEYMKYKDPKQPINTRIKDLIGRMTLAEKIGQMTQIERQVASADVMKKYFIGSILSGGGSVPAPQASPSIWVSMVNEFQKGALSTRLGIPMIYGIDAVHGNNNVYNATLFPHNVGLGATRDPDLIKRIGEATALEVRATGIQYTFAPCIAVCRDPRWGRCYESYSEDHTVVQQMTDIILGLQGEIPVNHTKGVPYVAGKDKVAACAKHFVGDGGTHNGINENNTIIDEHGLLSIHMPPYYDSIIKGVATIMVSYSSLNGVKMHANHDLVTGYLKSKLHFRGFVISDWLGIDRITSPPGENYTYSVQAGINAGIDMVMVPYNYTDYIDDLTSLVHKGIVNMNRIDDAVRRILRVKFTMGLFENPLADLSFADQLGKKVGAQGIS encoded by the exons ATGACAAGCTCAAATACTTCTTGGGCGTGCCTTCTACTGCTATGTTTTGCTTCGATCGGAAATGCAGAGTACATGAAGTACAAGGATCCAAAGCAACCTATCAACACTAGAATCAAGGATCTTATTGGTAGGATGACCCTTGCTGAAAAAATTGGCCAGATGACACAGATAGAACGGCAGGTTGCATCTGCAGATGTCATGAAAAAATACTTCATAG GTAGCATCTTAAGTGGTGGTGGAAGTGTTCCTGCTCCCCAGGCCAGTCCATCGATTTGGGTGAGCATGGTAAATGAATTCCAGAAAGGTGCCTTGTCAACACGTCTTGGAATTCCTATGATTTATGGCATTGATGCTGTCCATGGTAATAACAATGTCTACAATGCCACCTTATTCCCTCACAACGTCGGTCTTGGAGCTACAAG GGATCCTGACCTCATAAAAAGGATTGGTGAAGCAACTGCTCTTGAAGTGCGGGCAACAGGCATTCAATATACTTTTGCTCCATGTATTGCA GTTTGCAGAGATCCAAGATGGGGTAGATGTTATGAGAGTTACAGTGAAGATCACACGGTTGTCCAGCAGATGACAGATATCATCCTTGGTTTACAGGGAGAGATCCCAGTCAATCATACCAAAGGAGTTCCATATGTAGCTGGGAA GGATAAAGTTGCTGCTTGTGCTAAACACTTTGTTGGTGATGGTGGAACTCATAATGGAATCAATGAGAATAACACTATCATTGATGAACATGGGCTGCTAAGCATTCACATGCCACCATATTATGACTCTATCATAAAGGGTGTTGCAACTATTATGGTGTCATACTCAAGCTTGAACGGTGTAAAAATGCATGCCAACCATGATCTAGTAACTGGCTATCTGAAATCCAAACTCCATTTTAGA GGTTTTGTGATATCAGACTGGCTAGGAATAGACCGCATCACCTCACCTCCTGGTGAAAACTATACTTATTCTGTGCAAGCTGGAATAAATGCAGGGATTGACATG GTCATGGTGCCATACAATTACACTGATTACATTGATGATCTAACATCTCTTGTCCACAAGGGCATCGTCAATATGAACAGAATTGATGATGCTGTGAGGCGTATCCTTCGAGTCAAATTTACGATGGGCCTGTTTGAGAACCCGTTAGCTGATCTTAGCTTTGCAGATCAGCTTGGAAAGAAGGTTG GAGCACAGGGAATTAGCTAG
- the LOC117855118 gene encoding uncharacterized protein isoform X2, producing the protein MTSSNTSWACLLLLCFASIGNAEYMKYKDPKQPINTRIKDLIGRMTLAEKIGQMTQIERQVASADVMKKYFIGSILSGGGSVPAPQASPSIWVSMVNEFQKGALSTRLGIPMIYGIDAVHGNNNVYNATLFPHNVGLGATRDPDLIKRIGEATALEVRATGIQYTFAPCIAVCRDPRWGRCYESYSEDHTVVQQMTDIILGLQGEIPVNHTKGVPYVAGKDKVAACAKHFVGDGGTHNGINENNTIIDEHGLLSIHMPPYYDSIIKGVATIMVSYSSLNGVKMHANHDLVTGYLKSKLHFRGFVISDWLGIDRITSPPGENYTYSVQAGINAGIDMVMVPYNYTDYIDDLTSLVHKGIVNMNRIDDAVRRILRVKFTMGLFENPLADLSFADQLGKKEHRELAREAVRKSLVLLKNGNPPNQQFLPLPKKARRILVAGSHASNLGYQCGGWSIQWMGSSGDITTVIKYPLQGRRFLMP; encoded by the exons ATGACAAGCTCAAATACTTCTTGGGCGTGCCTTCTACTGCTATGTTTTGCTTCGATCGGAAATGCAGAGTACATGAAGTACAAGGATCCAAAGCAACCTATCAACACTAGAATCAAGGATCTTATTGGTAGGATGACCCTTGCTGAAAAAATTGGCCAGATGACACAGATAGAACGGCAGGTTGCATCTGCAGATGTCATGAAAAAATACTTCATAG GTAGCATCTTAAGTGGTGGTGGAAGTGTTCCTGCTCCCCAGGCCAGTCCATCGATTTGGGTGAGCATGGTAAATGAATTCCAGAAAGGTGCCTTGTCAACACGTCTTGGAATTCCTATGATTTATGGCATTGATGCTGTCCATGGTAATAACAATGTCTACAATGCCACCTTATTCCCTCACAACGTCGGTCTTGGAGCTACAAG GGATCCTGACCTCATAAAAAGGATTGGTGAAGCAACTGCTCTTGAAGTGCGGGCAACAGGCATTCAATATACTTTTGCTCCATGTATTGCA GTTTGCAGAGATCCAAGATGGGGTAGATGTTATGAGAGTTACAGTGAAGATCACACGGTTGTCCAGCAGATGACAGATATCATCCTTGGTTTACAGGGAGAGATCCCAGTCAATCATACCAAAGGAGTTCCATATGTAGCTGGGAA GGATAAAGTTGCTGCTTGTGCTAAACACTTTGTTGGTGATGGTGGAACTCATAATGGAATCAATGAGAATAACACTATCATTGATGAACATGGGCTGCTAAGCATTCACATGCCACCATATTATGACTCTATCATAAAGGGTGTTGCAACTATTATGGTGTCATACTCAAGCTTGAACGGTGTAAAAATGCATGCCAACCATGATCTAGTAACTGGCTATCTGAAATCCAAACTCCATTTTAGA GGTTTTGTGATATCAGACTGGCTAGGAATAGACCGCATCACCTCACCTCCTGGTGAAAACTATACTTATTCTGTGCAAGCTGGAATAAATGCAGGGATTGACATG GTCATGGTGCCATACAATTACACTGATTACATTGATGATCTAACATCTCTTGTCCACAAGGGCATCGTCAATATGAACAGAATTGATGATGCTGTGAGGCGTATCCTTCGAGTCAAATTTACGATGGGCCTGTTTGAGAACCCGTTAGCTGATCTTAGCTTTGCAGATCAGCTTGGAAAGAAG GAGCACAGGGAATTAGCTAGAGAAGCTGTCAGGAAATCACTTGTTCTTTTAAAAAATGGGAATCCTCCCAATCAGCAATTCTTACCTCTCCCAAAGAAAGCTAGAAGGATCCTTGTAGCTGGGAGCCATGCTAGCAATTTGGGCTACCAATGTGGAGGATGGTCAATTCAATGGATGGGGAGCAGCGGTGATATCACAACTG TGATTAAATATCCTCTGCAGGGACGACGATTCTTGATGCCATAA
- the LOC117855126 gene encoding LOB domain-containing protein 4 has product MSRAMQPPGKRAGAAPAAAAGPAHAQAQAQAEEAPPGGAAGAPCGACKFLRRRCVPGCVFAPHFGGGSVREHGAGAGAAQFAAVHKVFGASNVAKMLSRVPVALRRDAASSVCYEAQARIADPVYGCVGTILALQHQVALVQAELSMAQTELLNRRLALATVNPAYSAASPTSQMVNCGSLSQAVDFIDIEPAMRGLPPPLVPSQQQPQREDQDGGSPTIDVFSHNVLGK; this is encoded by the exons ATGTCGCGCGCGATGCAGCCGCCCGGCAAGCGCGcgggcgccgcgcccgccgcagcGGCGGGCCCGGCCCACGCGCAGGCTCAGGCTcaggcggaggaggcgccgcCCGGGGGAGCCGCCGGGGCGCCGTGCGGCGCGTGCAAgttcctgcggcggcggtgcgtgcCGGGGTGCGTGTTCGCGCCGCACTTCGGGGGCGGCAGCGTGAGGGAGcacggcgccggtgccggcgcggcGCAGTTCGCGGCCGTGCACAAGGTGTTCGGCGCCAGCAACGTGGCCAAGATGCTGTCGCGGGTGCCCGTGGCGCTGCGCCGGGACGCGGCCAGCAGCGTCTGCTACGAGGCGCAGGCGCGCATCGCCGACCCCGTCTACGGCTGCGTCGGCACCATCCTTGCCCTCCAGCACCAG GTAGCTCTCGTCCAAGCCGAGCTTTCCATGGCGCAAACCGAGCTCCTCAACCGCAGGCTGGCCCTGGCGACGGTGAATCCTGCCTACTCTGCCGCGTCGCCGACGAGCCAAATGGTGAATTGCGGCTCTCTCTCACAGGCGGTGGATTTCATAGACATTGAGCCCGCGATGAGGGGCTTGCCGCCGCCTCTCGTACCATCGCAGCAGCAACCGCAGCGGGAAGATCAGGATGGCGGCAGTCCAACCATAGATGTTTTCTCGCATAACGTCTTGGGGAAATAG
- the LOC117855119 gene encoding double-stranded RNA-binding protein 1 isoform X1 — MFKSRLQELCQRRRWAPPVYEHTREGPDHVPLFRATVVVHDEKFSSPDEGARSAKEAYNLAAMAAFEHLTALPAEAPVPVPAAPAPPQPETQIPYKSRLQIYAQKRGKQLPSYRTIYGGSLHAALFKSEVTIDGQTFESPEYCRTLKEAETAAAEVALMSLPKEASPPLQSLVPSVSYKNLLQELAQKEGFPLPVYATTSDVSNHSAAFISTVEIQGTTFQGEPGNTKKQAEMNAARVAFQHFKDRDKGSACSAVPGGSCMQQGTKNLFSGQNIKILSSKQQGTENLFSGQKIKILEPEVPVVSTATHGKDNDFDAINHDARSAGSANRLPVAATTQSIDENAQSVKLEIDKLSLPEPSTEVEAMNSSPEVNKLPLSEPSMGIEVMDSSSEVDKLSLPEQIMDVKVTDSSLKVDKLPLPEPSTELELMYSSLQEYEPPIPEPSTEVEVMDSSLKVSEPPIPKASSEVEATDSSLEHTPTVNGHSPLVAPTSTSSLTVPTATMPVSSDGCGCYMLTNRIQVYPRNTDMAIPEGATMLPFSDDMWVAVSLPYRNNNEDGEAAA; from the exons ATGTTCAAGTCGCGGCTGCAGGAGCtgtgccagcggcggcggtgggcgccgCCGGTGTACGAGCACACCCGCGAGGGCCCCGACCACGTGCCCCTCTTCCGCGCCACCGTCGTTGTTCATGACGAGAAGTTCAGCTCCCCCGACGAAGGGGCGCGGTCGGCCAAGGAGGCGTACAacctcgccgccatggccgccttcGAGCACCTCACCGCGCTCCCGGCCGAGGCCCCTGTCCCGGTTCCGGCCGCTCCAGCGCCTCCGCAGCCCG AGACCCAGATTCCTTACAAGAGTCGATTACAAATTTATGCTCAGAAGCGAGGCAAACAGCTGCCTTCATATCGTACCATTTATGGAGGCTCTCTTCATGCAGCTCTATTCAAGTCAGAAGTAACCATAGATGGGCAAACATTTGAGAGCCCAGAATACTGTCGCACACTGAAAGAAGCTGAAACTGCTGCTGCCGAAGTTGCTCTGATGTCCTTACCTAAAGAAGCAAGCCCACCACTGCAATCGCTG GTTCCATCAGTATCTTATAAGAATCTTCTACAAGAACTGGCTCAGAAAGAAGGCTTTCCCTTGCCTGTCTACGCTACAACTTCAGATGTCTCAAATCATTCTGCTGCCTTCATATCAACTGTCGAAATTCAAGGTACAACTTTTCAGGGAGAGCCAGGGAACACTAAGAAGCAAGCAGAGATGAATGCTGCTAGGGTTGCTTTTCAACATTTCAAAGACA GGGACAAAGGCTCTGCTTGTTCTGCTGTACCTGGAGGATCATGCATGCAACAAGGAACCAAGAACCTGTTTTCTGGACAAAATATCAAGATTCTATCCTCCAAGCAACAAGGAACTGAGAACCTGTTTTCTGGACAAAAGATCAAGATTCTAGAACCTGAAGTTCCCGTTGTATCAACAGCAACGCATGGCAAGGATAATGACTTCGATGCTA TAAATCATGATGCTAGATCAGCTGGCTCTGCTAACCGACTTCCTGTTGCTGCTACAACACAATCTATTGATGAAAACGCTCAATCTGTAAAGCTGGAAATTGACAAATTATCCCTTCCAGAGCCAAGCACAGAAGTTGAAGCAATGAATTCATCTCCAGAAGTTAACAAACTGCCCCTTTCAGAGCCAAGCATGGGCATTGAAGTAATGGACTCATCATCAGAAGTTGACAAACTGTCCCTTCCAGAGCAAATCATGGATGTTAAAGTTACGGACTCGTCTCTGAAAGTTGACAAACTGCCCCTTCCAGAACCAAGCACAGAACTTGAACTGATGTACTCATCTCTGCAAGAGTATGAACCACCCATTCCAGAGCCAAGTACAGAAGTTGAAGTCATGGATTCATCTCTGAAAGTCAGCGAACCGCCCATTCCAAAGGCAAGCTCAGAAGTTGAAGCAACAGACTCATCCCTGGAACACACACCGACTGTGAATGGTCACTCACCCCTCGTAGCCCCAACCAGTACCTCTAGCCTCACCGTGCCAACTGCTACCATGCCTGTCAGCTCCGACGGATGCGGCTGCTACATGTTAACCAACAGAATCCAAGTTTACCCTCGCAACACTGACATGGCTATCCCTGAAGGCGCAACCATGCTCCCCTTCAGCGACGATATGTGGGTGGCAGTCAGCTTGCCTTACCGCAACAACAACGAAG ATGGCGAGGCTGCCGCTTAG
- the LOC117855121 gene encoding histone-lysine N-methyltransferase SUVR3, with translation MRNPAKPAAVTESAELFLPLLPPRDLAAVASACRALRAAASAVTTRRAADAARGLEPLPIPFHNRVDSKPYAYFLYTPFSLARLAPGAQPWGGAWARPPVPTWPRPSLDGFPSAVCGCACEAGECGGPGCACADAEADAAGSGSEGGMGSLGECGEGCACGPSCGNRRTQRGVAVRLRVVRHLQKGWGLHAAEALGRRQFVCEYAGEFLTTEEARRRHRLYDELASAGKLSPALIVIREHLPSGKACLRVNIDATKVGNVARFINHSCDGGNLHPVLVRSSGSLLPRLCFFAARDIVEGEELTFSYGDARVRPKGLPCFCGSSGCCGVLPSEET, from the exons ATGAGGAATCCGGCAAAACCGGCCGCCGTCACCGAGTCGGCGGAGCTGTTCCTGCCGTTGCTGCCGCCGCGTGACCTCGCCGCCGTTGCATCCGCTTGCCGCGCCCTCCGCGCGGCCGCGTCCGCCGTCAccacgcgccgcgccgccgacgcggcaCGCGGCCTGGAGCCGCTCCCCATCCCGTTCCACAACCGCGTCGACTCGAAGCCCTACGCCTACTTCCTCTACACCCCCTTCTCCCTCGCCCGGCTGGCTCCCGGCGCCCAGCCGTGGGGTGGCGCCTGGGCCCGGCCGCCAGTCCCGACCTGGCCCCGCCCCAGCCTCGACGGCTTCCCATCGGCCGTTTGCGGGTGCGCGTGCGAGGCGGGGGAGTGCGGGGGCCCCGGGTGCGCGTGCGCCGATGCGGAGGCCGACGCGGCCGGCTCGGGCTCGGAGGGCGGGATGGGGAGCCTCGGGGAGTGCGGCGAGGGGTGCGCGTGCGGGCCCTCGTGCGGGAACCGGCGGACGCAGCGCGGAGTCGCGGTGCGCCTGCGCGTCGTGCGCCACCTGCAGAAGGGGTGGGGGCTGCACGCAGCGGAGGCCCTCGGTCGCAGGCAGTTTGTCTGCGAGTACGCCG GCGAGTTCTTGACAACTGAAGAAGCACGGAGGCGGCACAGGCTGTATGATGAGCTTGCCTCTGCTGGGAAGCTCTCTCCTGCACTCATTGTGATTCGAGAGCACCTGCCTTCTGGAAAAGCATGCTTAAGAGTCAACATTGATGCAACCAAAGTGGGAAATGTTGCTCGCTTTATCAACCATTCATGTGATGGAGGCAACCTTCATCCTGTTCTGGTGAGGAGCTCCGGTTCGTTGCTCCCAAGGCTCTGCTTCTTTGCTGCCAGAGATATTGTGGAAGGAGAAGAGCTGACCTTCAGTTACGGGGATGCTAGGGTTAGGCCGAAGGGTTTGCCCTGCTTTTGCGGGAGCTCAGGTTGCTGTGGTGTGCTTCCTTCAGAAGAAACTTGA